The segment gggcattagtgggggaggggcagagagagagggagacacagaatccgaagcaggctccaggttctgagctgtcagcacagagcccgacgcggagctcgaactcacaaaccgtgagatcatgacctgagctgaagtcagtcgttcaaccaactgagccacccaggcgcccctctctataCTTGTTTATATAGTGAATAAAAATTGTACAGCAGAGCCATATCAGAGGTGTGATGTGGTTTTGGAGTGGCAGTGGGGGttcggagctgatggccaagaaggaattctagagacgtctttggtgcaaaaaggtgattttattaaagcaagggAGACAGGAgccctgggcagaaagagctgcactggggtttgGAGGAGTGACTGGGtatatactgtggagttgggggaggtaaaggcaaaagggaggcctTCAggaggactttcatatgctaaagaggactcttaAGACACTGAAGGcttagctattgtcaagctaaggttgttttttcctctagcaaaacattaacaTGAAGAGAATAGgaagttcctggaggaatgttatAGTCTGTATTTGCCACAAGTATtggtcaatgggctgcaggttataaaagaaattaattttattgacaTTTCGTTCTTGCCtctgttccccacatcactatggagaggagggtgatgttagggctcTAGGAAACTtgagtctgtaggtttctggagattgccttttttcttgtaaattattaaaagttaCAAACTGATGGAGacctgtcctgcatgactgtgatttTTATCagttaccttttgtttttctccttcctttgttcttgggcagccagcagtgcctgaggaatgtcacacataccCCACCTGGGGGTTGGGGGCCCTTTGCCTTCAACTTACCTTTGGCTCCCTCATCAGGCGCATTTAACTTTTGTATTTtgtccctgacttttttttttttttttttttaacgtttatttatttttgagacagagagagacagagcatgaacggggcaggggcagagagagagggagacacggaatcggaggcaggctccaggctctgagccatcagcccagagcctgatgcggggcttgaactcctggaccgagagatcgtgacctgagccgaagtgggacgcctaaccgactgagccacccaggcgcccctgtccctaACTTTAATGGTCtcaaaatgctttccttttttctggcttcttatTCTCTCTTCAGGAGTTCTTATGTTTATACGTGTACCTACTCTTGGGTGATACGTTACATCCTTTAAACTTATATAAGATCACTCTTAGTAAATACCACTATGTTCTGTATAATTTAGTTTTAGAAGTCAAGGTAATTGTGACCTCCAGCTTCGGGCAACGGTCAACTAGCTGATCTCAGAGTCACTTTTACTGCTTGTGGGAGCATCATGCAACCCAGGTGTGTGATTCAAAGAATACTCAACAGGGATAGTTCAGATCAGGCAAGGGATAGTCTAAAATTTTCATCCGAAGAAACAGTCCACCTCAATTACGTAGAAACATGAGTTAACCAGCACCTTATTTCTGATTTATTCTAGTATGTTTTAGAATCCCTTATAGAAGATGGTTCTACCCAACTGCCCAACTGGCCAGTGACAGAGACAAAACTATGTATTTACTAAATCTCGTTtagttttcctctctctgggtAAATAGAGACTACATTTCCTGGTCTCCTTTGCAATTATTTTAAACTCAAAGACTGGTTTCGGGCTAATGGCATGTGGGCTGAAGTGACGTGAGCCAGCTTCAGGCCAGGTAATTAAAAACACTCCACAAGACTTTCTTGATTATTTCCTCTACCGTTAAAATCTTGGGGGGCACAGGTTGAGATGGTAGTGTGGTAAGATGACAGGGGCCCAGATATGATGGCTGGATAAAAGTGGCCCTGGAGAGACACCTGATCTGTCTCATCTTTAGCACCGGGGAAAGCCTTTGTGGTATTAACCCACCGACATGATGggatttatttttcactgttctaTTAATCCAGGTCGGGCCTACACAGTGTGTTACACCTAATTGcctcataaatatttttccagatgAATGAATTAGACTCATTTTCACCAGGTCCCTTCGCCATGATGTTCCAGCCCTGACCTCTGTTGTAGGCATGTACTGAAAACTTAGTTATACGTTAATGGACTGTGGAGCATAGGAGGAATTTCGTAAATATTggctgaatgaaagaagacagaagtgAGAGATTTTCACACTCAGTTTCCCGGAAAggatttaattatttcttttttagcatAAAGTATCAGAAGCAAACAGGGTCATTAAAAACgttttggaggggtgcctgggtggctcagtaggttaagtgtccgactcttggttttggctcaggtcatgatctcgtggttcgtgagttcaagccctgtgttgggctctgtgctgacagcatggatcctacttgggattttctctgtctctctctctgaccctcccctgctcatgcacactctttctctctgtcaaaaataaataaacattaacgaAAACTGCGATTCTCTGTAGGAAGAATGATATTTGctgtttcttccctccttcttccaccTCCTTCTTCCAGGGCTGCTCTCCATAGGTCAATTCATAATGTGATTCGGAGCATGCTCCACCTTCCTTCCTCAGAGTTCCCTCCCTGAGGAATGTGGGGAGGAAAGGACCTCAAGATAAGGCAACCTAGCGATGTGCGTATGTGACCTTCCTCCCAACTCTGTATGTCCTTACGTGACACCTTCACGACCCTGTAACATGAGACTACCCGATCAGACTGTATGTCTATACGTTCGTTACCCATATATGGGAGACAGAGAAGTAGAAAATGCTTCAAAGGCTACAGCACGCGACATTCAGTTTTTTGGGTACAAACCCTCTGAGCCCGTGCGAGCACGAATAAAGTtgtttcctggaaagaaaagcctcggcGTCAGGACTCTCTGTGCGAGAATCTGGCTCCGTCCTCATTCCGGCAAATAACCTTGCAGGACTCGGCAGGGAAAGATACTGACCTGGAGTTTCCTCTCCAGTGCGTCCTTTACCTCCTTGTTGCGGAGGCTATAGATGAAGGGGTTGAGCATGGGAATTATGATGGTGTAGAACACGGACACTATTTGGCCGTTGGTATCATTAGAGGATCCGTGAGGCTGGACGTAGGTGAAAACCACAGTGCCATAGAAAATGGCAATGGCCAAGAAGTGGGAGGCACAGGTGGAGAGGGCCTTCTCCCGTCCAGCTGCTGAGCGCATCCTCCCAATGGCCACCAGGACCAAGCTGTAGGAGGTGAGGATGACTGCAGCAGGCAGAAGGGTAACCAGAGCAGAGAAGATATAGAGGAGCAGCCCTGCTGTGGCCGTGTTGCCACGAGCCAGGCGGAGAAGGGGTGGGATGTCACAGAAGTAGTGTGTCACCTGGTTGGGCCCACAGAAAGGCAGAGCAAAGACATTCCCAGTCTGGATGGCAGAGTTGGCACCACCAAATGCATAGGAAGCAGCTACCAGCTGGACGCAGGTCTCCTTAGTCATGACAGAACCGTAACGGAGGGGTTGGCAGATGGCCACaaagcggtcataggccatggaGGCCAGCAGGAAGCTCTCAGCTGTCACGTGCACCACAAAGAAGGTCAGTTGGACCACACAGCCCTCGAAAGAGATGGTCTTATCGGAGGCCAGGAAGTTGACCAAGAGCTTGGGTGTGACCACAGATGAGTAACAAATATCTAGAAACGACAGGACActgaggaagaaatacatggggcTATGGAGACGGGAGTCTGTGAAGATGAGTGCCATCATTCCCAGGTTGCCCAGCACTGTTATGGCATAAATGAGCAGGAAGGCTACAAACAGAAGCTCCTGGAGATCCGCATAACTGGAGAATCCCAACAAGATGAACTCGGTAACTGGAGTGCGGTTGCCATTTGCAAGGGCTAGTTCTCCAGGTGTCATCTGTGGAGGTGACAGTTGATAATCACTCAAACAGTATCACCTGAGCATGTCCACCACTGTGCACAGGACAATGAGGGACAACACCAAGCAGGTGTAAGGCTTCTTGCACAAGAAACTAATGGGAAGCCTCGTGCCCTCGTGGAAAGGACAAGTACTGTGAAGCCTGACAGACCCGAGTCCTAATTCTGATGATGGCACTAACTAGTTGTGTATCCTTGGACAAGCTCTATCGATGAGCTTTAGTTTTCTCGttgtgaaacaaagaaaacatgcGTACTTTTCAGGGTTGTCCTGTGGCCTCAGTgaaaaaatgaatgtataatATCTGAAATGTCTGGGACAATAAATTGTGGGATCAATAAATTGTGAGGCCTCTTCTGCAATTTCTAGTGCCTGTATCTACAAATATGCTTATGGCTATATTTGACAactgtttcattttgtgtttaaaaaaaatcgagataaaatttacatactgtaaaactcaccattttaaagtgtataaatcAGTGGTCAGTTAGGAGCATATGCACAGGGTTGCGTAACCATCCCCGCTATTTAATTGCAGAACGCTTTCgtcacccaaaaaagaaaaccccatgGCCACTAGTAGTCACTCCCCGTTCTACCCTTCCCCCAGGCCCTAAAAATctgcctattctgggcatttcgtATAAATGCATTCCTCCTCTACGTGGcctttcgtgtctggcttctttcacttaatgttttcaaggtttatccgtGTTGTAGCACGTTGGGTATTCATTCTGTCTTGCATCAAAACATCCTTCGGGGCATACCCTCTGGGTAGTAACCACTGTGTCCTCTGAGAATCTATTGAACTGAATGTCACCTGGGACACCATCAGCTTGGAAATGGTGTTTCAGTGCTTGCTTGACTGTCCTTCAAGATGCTTATCCGTAGGAGAACAGGACACGCTCAcagtcctttccttcttccccatacttccctctcttttcctcccctcgCCTCCCACCCCTTTGGGGGATCTGGAATACGTTCTGAAAATTAGTCCTAGGAAAACCTCACTAACCCCTTCATTCATGTCAAATGGTCCCACGACATGGAGGGAACGTGGTGTCTCCTTGAAGAAGACAGGGAACGGCCCCACCTCTGTTTTTACCTGCTGTAACAGGTTCAGGGCACAGCCCTGGGCTGACGGGAAGGAGACCCGCTTTCTAGTTCCAGCTCTGTTACTTTGGGCAATTCTCCTCTCTGAACCTCTACGCCTCGTTGGCAGAGTCAAGATCACACCTGGCCCCGAGAATCTGACAGTGAGACAGCACATCTTCCCTGAACTTGCTGCCTGGGTGGATCTTTATGCCAGTGTAGCCCCAGGCAACACTAAAAGAATCCATGTGaatttctccagaaaaaaaggATACTCTATACCTGATTGTAACAGACAATTCTGGGAGGGTCTGTCCAAGTCACGAGGATCTATTTAAATATCTTGGCCA is part of the Felis catus isolate Fca126 chromosome D1, F.catus_Fca126_mat1.0, whole genome shotgun sequence genome and harbors:
- the LOC101088187 gene encoding olfactory receptor 1052-like; the encoded protein is MTPGELALANGNRTPVTEFILLGFSSYADLQELLFVAFLLIYAITVLGNLGMMALIFTDSRLHSPMYFFLSVLSFLDICYSSVVTPKLLVNFLASDKTISFEGCVVQLTFFVVHVTAESFLLASMAYDRFVAICQPLRYGSVMTKETCVQLVAASYAFGGANSAIQTGNVFALPFCGPNQVTHYFCDIPPLLRLARGNTATAGLLLYIFSALVTLLPAAVILTSYSLVLVAIGRMRSAAGREKALSTCASHFLAIAIFYGTVVFTYVQPHGSSNDTNGQIVSVFYTIIIPMLNPFIYSLRNKEVKDALERKLQVSIFPCRVLQGYLPE